CTGGCCAAGATCGAGGCCGAGATCGCCGACCTCGAGGACATCCTGGCCAAGCCGGAGCGTCAGCGCGCCATCGTCAAGGACGAACTCGCCGAGATCACCGAGAAGTACGGCGACGACCGCCGCACGCGCATCATCTCCGCCGACGGCGATGTCGCCGACGAAGACCTCATCGCACGTGAGGACGTCGTCGTCACCATCACCGAAACCGGATACGCCAAGCGCACCAAGACCGACCTGTATCGCAGCCAGAAGCGCGGCGGTAAGGGCGTGCAGGGGGCGGGCCTCAAGCAGGACGACATCGTCAAGCACTTCTTCGTGTGCTCCACGCATGACTGGATCCTGTTCTTCACCACCAAGGGTCGCGTCTACCGCGCTAAGGCGTACGACCTGCCCGAGGCCGCCCGCACCGCGCGCGGCCAGCACGTTGCGAACCTGCTGGCCTTCCAGCCCGAGGAGCGCATCGCGCAGGTCATCCAGATCAAGGGTTACGAGGACGCGCCGTACCTGGTGCTGGCCACCAAGAACGGTCTGGTCAAGAAGTCCAAGCTCACCGACTTCGATTCCAACCGCAGCGGCGGCCTGGTGGCCGTCAACTTGCGCGACGGCGACGAACTGGTGGGCGCGGTGCTGTGCGCGGCCGAGGACGACTTGCTGCTCGTATCGGCGCATGGTCAGTCCATCCGGTTCAGTGCGACCGACGAGGCATTGCGGCCGATGGGCCGCGCTACCTCCGGTGTGCAGGGCATGCGGTTCAACGGCGAGGACGAGCTGTTATCGCTCAACGTCGTCAGCGAGGGCACCTACCTGCTGGTGGCCACGTCGGGCGGCTACTCCAAGCGCACCGCGATCGAGGAGTACCCGGTGCAGGGGCGTGGCGGTAAGGGTGTGCTGACGGTTCAGTACGACCCGCGCCGCGGCTCTCTGGTGGGTGCGCTGATCGTGGACGAAGAGGCCGAGCTTTACGCCATCACCTCGGGCGGCGGGGTCATCCGCACCATCGCGAAACAGGTTCGTAAGGCCGGCCGCCAGACCAAGGGCGTGCGGTTGATGAACCTCGGCGAGGGCGACACCTTATTGGCAATCGCGCATAATGCCGATGAGGGTGATGCTGACCCTGACGACGACACAGCCGGCGCAAGCGAGTAAGGAGCTGTAGGTGAGTTCACCGAACGATCCGGGGGAGTCTGGCGCCAACGAACGCCCCGTGGACCAGGCGGACTTGCCTCCCTGGCAGCGGGCGGAGCGGCGGCGTGGTTCACACGCCGCCGCCACCGGCCCGCAGCGGATTCCCAGCAGGGAACCGCGCCCCGGCGGCGCACCGACGGAGATCATCCCCATCGTGGACGACGCCACCGCGCCTCCAACCGCTCCGACGTCGGCGCCGCGGCCCGGGCCCCGCCCGTCGGCCGGCCTGGATGCCCGGCTCAGCCGGTTCATCTCGGGCACCGCGGCCCCGGCCGGATTCAACACCCCGCCGGAGCGTCCCGAACCCGAAGCAGCAGTGCCGGAGCTGGAGCCCTACGACGAGGCGCCGGAGCATCCCGAGGTGCCGGAGCGTCCCGAAAGAACCGAGCGGCCCCAACGATCCGAGCCGGTGCGTTCGGGCACCCCGTGGGGCGAGGCGAGCGCGCAGGAGCCCGTGCGCGCCCCCAAGAACAATGACCTGCCCGACCTGTCGGGCCCGGTCCCCCGCCCTCCACGCAGAAGTGATGCGGCACAAGGTGGTTCGGCAGTGACGGTGGGCCCCTCGCGCCGCGGCCCGCTGCGGGCGGCCATGCAGATCAGGCGCGTGGATCCATGGGCGACCCTGAAGGTGTCGCTGGTGTTGTCGGTGGTGTTCTTCTTCGTCTGGATGATCGCCGTCGCGATGCTGTACCTGGTGCTCGGCGCGATGGGTGTGTGGTCGAAGCTCAACGAGAACGTCGGTGAGCTCATCACCAACAGCGGCGGCGGTGAGCTGGTGTCCAGTGGCACCATCTTCGGCACCGCGCTACTGATCGGTTTGGTGAACATCGTGCTGATGACCGCGGCCGCCACCATCGGTGCGTTCATCTACAACCTGACCACCGATCTAGTTGGCGGTATCGAGGTCACACTGGCCGATCGCGACTAACGGTTTGGGATGCAACCCATCCGTGCGGTAATCTCTGCCTTCGGTTCAGGGGCTATAGCTCAGGCGGTTAGAGCGCTTCGCTGATAACGAAGAGGTCGGAGGTTCGAGTCCTCCTAGCCCCACCACACTCGTTGGGAGGTCGACCACATGAGAGTGCTGTTGCTGGTGCTCACATTGCTGGGCGTGGCCTACGCGGCAGCAATCACCGTGGCGCGCAACAACATGGAAGTGTGGCACACAGCAGCAGGTGAGGGGCCTTAGCTCAGTTGGTAGAGCGCTACCTTTGCAAGGTAGATGTCAGGAGTTCGATTCTCCTAGGCTCCACTCAAGTTTCTCGTTCGCGCGACCCGATCCGGCCCTACGGCTGAGGTTGCGAATCCACACTCGGTGCCAGCGGCGACGGTTCGGGCTGTCCTGAGCGCCGCAGCACGCTGAATGCGACGGCGCCCGCACCCAGCAGACCGACCACCGCAAGGCCGGTCAGCGCGCGCGGCAGCTTGCGCTTGCGGGCTCCGCTGACCACCTCGGGCAGGGTGTCCACGACATCGGCGACGGCGTCCTGCACCTCCGACGACACCGCCTTGCCGCGACGCACCAGCTTGCCGGCCACGCCCGCCGCCGATTTCGCCAGCCCGAACCCGAGGCCAGCGGTACCGCGTGAGACGTCGATAGGGGCCAGTGCGGCCTCCTTCAGACCCCGCACGAGCCGCTCCCCGGAGGTCAGCTTGACGGCGGGTTCGGAGGTCTTGGTCAGCAGGCTCATTGTCAGCGGGTCCCTTCGTCGGGCGGTGATCTCCAGAATGACTGGTACTCCAGATTGCCATCTTTGCGCCGCCTATTGGGAAACATCCGCATGAATGTCTTTTCGGCGCGGATAAGGTGGTCGTCGTGACTTCACCAATCCAGACACAGACCGCCACCTTGCACACCAACCACGGCGACGTCGTCATCGCGCTCTTCGGCAACCACGCCCCGAAGACCGTCGCCAACTTCGTCGGTCTCGCCGACGGCAGCAAGGACTACTCCACGAAGAACGCCAAGGGCGAGGCCGCCGGCCCGTTCTACGACGGCGCCGTCTTCCACCGCGTCATCGAGGGATTCATGATCCAGGGCGGTGACCCCACCGGCACCGGCCGCGGTGGCCCCGGATACCAGTTCGCCGACGAGTTCCACCCCGAGCTGCAGTTCGACAAGCCGTACCTGCTGGCCATGGCCAACGCCGGACCGGGCACCAACGGCTCACAGTTCTTCATCACCGTCGGCAAGACCCCGCACTTGAACCGTCGCCACACCATCTTCGGTGAGGTCGTGGACCCCGCTTCGCAGAAGGTCGTCGACGCCATCGCCTCCACCTCCGTCGATCGCGGCGATCGTCCCACCGAGGACGTCGTGATCAACTCCATCACCATCAGCTAGCTCTCGATGGCTCATCCCGGACAGGTACCGGTCTACGGGTGCGCTTGGCACCCGGACCGGGCCACCGCGGTGCGCTGCGTGCGCTGCGGGCGCCCCGTGTGTCCGGACTGCATGCGATCAGCGCCCGTCGGACAGCAGTGTGTCGAATGCGTCCAGCAGGGCGCCAAGTCGGTACGTCAGGTCAAACCGCTGCGGCAGGCACGGGCCTGGGTCACCTGGGCGCTGATCGCTGTCAACGTGCTCGTGTACTCCGCCGTGGTCGGGGGCACCGACGAGACGATGGCCGTCACCACCAGCCCGCTGTTCCGGGACCTGGTCCTGTACCTGCCGTGGGTGGCGCAGGGTGAGCTGTGGCGCACGGTCACCGCGGGCTTCCTGCATTTCGGCCTGATGCACATCGGGGTCAACATGCTCTCGCTGGCCTTGATCGGGCCCGGACTCGAGCACGCGTTCGGTCGTGAGCGCTACGCCACGATCTACGGCACCGCGCTACTGGGCAGCAGCGCCATCGCCATGTGGTTCAGTCCGAATGCGTTGGTGGCCGGTGCATCCGGCGCTATTTACGGTCTGCTGGGCGCGGCACTGGTGCTGTATCTGCGGGAGCGGCTGAACCCGCAGACCATCATCATCGTGCTGGTGCTGAACATCGGGCTGAGCATCTCGCTGCCGGGCATCTCGTTGGCCGGGCATATGGGCGGCCTGTTGTTCGGTGTTCTGAGCGCAGGTGCGCTGCTGTACTACCGCGAGGTGTGCCGTGGGGCCGGTGTACCGGACCTGGTGCAGAAGCCCTCGACGCCGTGGGTGCTGGTTGCGGTCGTGATCGCGTTGTCGGTGACGCTCATCGTGGCGAGGGTTCTCACCTATTCCGGATAGTGCACGTGCGGCAGCTTGGCTCTGAGGAACTGCCATTGGGTGTGCTGCTTGACGATGTCTGGGACATCATCGGTGAACGGCCGGCCGTAGTGTGCGGCGATCTCGGCGGCCGTCTGCACGTCGGTGGCCCAGCCGTGGCCCGTCAGCCAGTCCGCGGGGGGCGTGCGGGAATCCGGATATGTCAGCATCCAGAAATTGGCGGCCCGGATGTCTTCGGGGACAACGGGTTCGGCCAGTGAATCCCAGGTCTCGGTTGACGGCAGGAAAATGTTGGCATCGCTGCAGATGGCGCTACCCGGCGCGGACAGCTCGATGATGCGCTCGAAGAGCAGGTCCTGCGCCTGTCCGGGCAGACCCGCCATGATCAGCGGCGCGATCAGCCAAGCGGTGGGCTGCTCGGGGTCAAAGCCCGCAACGCACAGATCCTCCGCCCAGGGATCCGCGGTTGTTGCCGCGGGTATGAGCCGCTGGGTCACCGAGGCGGCAGCGCCGTGCTCCCTGAGCACACGGGACCGGAACTCCAGCGTGTGCGGATGGTCCACCTCGTACAGAACAGCGTCGGCCGGCCACGGGAGTCGATAGGCCCGAGTGTCCAGACCCGCGACGAATTGCACGACTTGCCGGGTCCCCGACTCAAGCTCCGTGGCAATGAAGTCGTCGCCGTACCGCGTGAAGATTCCCGACGCGTTGATGAGAAGAAAGGTGCCGTCGGCAGCCGAGGGGTTCTCGGGAAATCCGGTGGCGAGGAAGGCACTACTGAGCGGCTCGTTCGCCGCGGTGACCAGGACCTCCGCAAGTGGATCGTCGATCAATGGATGGCCGCGCCGACTTTCCAGCGCTCGCAGAGCTGCGGCAATCAGATCGAACTGATATTTGTGCGCCGGTGAGGTCACAGCCTTTTCCGGTTGACCATCCAAGGAATCACCTGCCTTCGTGCACGTTGCCCCCAAGATAGCCATCGCGCGGCGCAAAGGTAATGGTGCTGCGCAAGCTGTCCGGCGAGATCGGGCTACGGAACCAAGCTCACTGGTCCGCCGG
This genomic window from Mycobacteroides chelonae contains:
- a CDS encoding DUF3566 domain-containing protein, producing the protein MSSPNDPGESGANERPVDQADLPPWQRAERRRGSHAAATGPQRIPSREPRPGGAPTEIIPIVDDATAPPTAPTSAPRPGPRPSAGLDARLSRFISGTAAPAGFNTPPERPEPEAAVPELEPYDEAPEHPEVPERPERTERPQRSEPVRSGTPWGEASAQEPVRAPKNNDLPDLSGPVPRPPRRSDAAQGGSAVTVGPSRRGPLRAAMQIRRVDPWATLKVSLVLSVVFFFVWMIAVAMLYLVLGAMGVWSKLNENVGELITNSGGGELVSSGTIFGTALLIGLVNIVLMTAAATIGAFIYNLTTDLVGGIEVTLADRD
- the cwsA gene encoding cell wall synthesis protein CwsA — its product is MSLLTKTSEPAVKLTSGERLVRGLKEAALAPIDVSRGTAGLGFGLAKSAAGVAGKLVRRGKAVSSEVQDAVADVVDTLPEVVSGARKRKLPRALTGLAVVGLLGAGAVAFSVLRRSGQPEPSPLAPSVDSQPQP
- a CDS encoding peptidylprolyl isomerase, which gives rise to MVVVTSPIQTQTATLHTNHGDVVIALFGNHAPKTVANFVGLADGSKDYSTKNAKGEAAGPFYDGAVFHRVIEGFMIQGGDPTGTGRGGPGYQFADEFHPELQFDKPYLLAMANAGPGTNGSQFFITVGKTPHLNRRHTIFGEVVDPASQKVVDAIASTSVDRGDRPTEDVVINSITIS
- a CDS encoding rhomboid family intramembrane serine protease produces the protein MRSAPVGQQCVECVQQGAKSVRQVKPLRQARAWVTWALIAVNVLVYSAVVGGTDETMAVTTSPLFRDLVLYLPWVAQGELWRTVTAGFLHFGLMHIGVNMLSLALIGPGLEHAFGRERYATIYGTALLGSSAIAMWFSPNALVAGASGAIYGLLGAALVLYLRERLNPQTIIIVLVLNIGLSISLPGISLAGHMGGLLFGVLSAGALLYYREVCRGAGVPDLVQKPSTPWVLVAVVIALSVTLIVARVLTYSG
- a CDS encoding SAM-dependent methyltransferase gives rise to the protein MTSPAHKYQFDLIAAALRALESRRGHPLIDDPLAEVLVTAANEPLSSAFLATGFPENPSAADGTFLLINASGIFTRYGDDFIATELESGTRQVVQFVAGLDTRAYRLPWPADAVLYEVDHPHTLEFRSRVLREHGAAASVTQRLIPAATTADPWAEDLCVAGFDPEQPTAWLIAPLIMAGLPGQAQDLLFERIIELSAPGSAICSDANIFLPSTETWDSLAEPVVPEDIRAANFWMLTYPDSRTPPADWLTGHGWATDVQTAAEIAAHYGRPFTDDVPDIVKQHTQWQFLRAKLPHVHYPE